A single region of the Candidatus Endomicrobium procryptotermitis genome encodes:
- a CDS encoding nucleoside-diphosphate kinase, with the protein MAIEQLLILIKPDGIKKSLTGNILTKLSEARMVIIGAKAVKVSKELAEQHYYHLKDKPFFRELVEYIQGKVYGEPWDRVLAFVYQGEDAITRMRKIAGATNPEEADPVSIRGAYGRITTKGVYENVVHCSSDTSEAEREIKLWFKPAEIVKSIYSTEKIIVEKDEKIVWR; encoded by the coding sequence ATGGCAATCGAACAGCTTTTAATTTTGATTAAACCTGACGGAATTAAAAAATCGTTGACAGGAAATATTTTGACAAAACTTTCCGAAGCAAGAATGGTGATTATAGGTGCAAAAGCGGTAAAAGTAAGCAAAGAACTTGCCGAACAACACTATTATCATTTAAAAGACAAACCGTTTTTCAGAGAACTCGTAGAGTACATACAGGGTAAAGTCTATGGAGAGCCGTGGGATAGAGTTCTCGCTTTTGTATATCAGGGAGAAGATGCTATAACAAGAATGAGAAAAATAGCCGGCGCTACTAATCCTGAAGAAGCCGACCCTGTCTCAATAAGGGGAGCTTACGGAAGGATAACGACAAAAGGCGTTTATGAAAACGTGGTACACTGTTCTTCCGATACTTCGGAAGCCGAAAGAGAAATAAAACTTTGGTTCAAACCCGCAGAAATTGTAAAAAGTATTTATTCAACGGAAAAAATTATTGTTGAAAAAGATGAAAAAATAGTTTGGAGATAA
- a CDS encoding CpXC domain-containing protein, translating to MSISNLEEIKCPCGEVFEAELLSAISVCDNPELKEALISGEINLVCCPACGEIFYAERFILYHDSERELIAFVYPLSFQNQAAQCKEKMHCEFKKALDSFDDKNKISYEPLLFFGIEDLVMMLKIEQEIEDEESIVAYMSRALGLGLAKIPSNFARKFGIPKVFPILKEEKQFVESSMSALKKLIKHNPNLLHYVKLSEKLSEDKNLSEEINKKVKK from the coding sequence ATGTCTATTTCAAATTTAGAAGAAATTAAATGTCCATGCGGAGAAGTTTTTGAAGCCGAACTTTTGTCGGCCATAAGCGTTTGTGATAATCCTGAATTAAAAGAAGCGTTAATCTCGGGAGAAATCAATCTCGTATGCTGTCCTGCGTGCGGTGAAATATTTTATGCAGAAAGATTTATTCTTTATCATGACAGCGAAAGAGAACTTATTGCTTTCGTATATCCTTTAAGTTTTCAAAATCAAGCCGCCCAATGCAAAGAAAAGATGCATTGTGAGTTTAAAAAGGCTCTGGACAGTTTTGATGATAAAAATAAAATTTCATATGAACCTTTGCTTTTTTTTGGTATAGAAGATTTGGTAATGATGTTAAAAATCGAACAAGAGATTGAAGACGAAGAATCCATTGTGGCTTATATGTCGCGCGCTCTCGGATTGGGTTTGGCGAAAATCCCTTCAAATTTTGCCAGAAAATTTGGCATCCCAAAAGTTTTTCCGATTTTAAAAGAGGAAAAACAATTCGTGGAATCCTCTATGTCTGCATTAAAAAAACTTATAAAGCATAATCCAAACCTTCTTCATTATGTTAAACTTTCAGAAAAATTATCTGAAGACAAAAATCTTTCTGAAGAAATAAATAAAAAGGTGAAAAAGTGA